One window from the genome of Entelurus aequoreus isolate RoL-2023_Sb linkage group LG04, RoL_Eaeq_v1.1, whole genome shotgun sequence encodes:
- the LOC133647864 gene encoding uncharacterized protein LOC133647864 isoform X4, producing MFKDCGKMLVKVRLGDVQKVVRITEPNLSDFLNAAFAKFGVPAVTEGVKVVDSSGTEIDDDVFEEIVKDPSTGVLTIKYETESISIVTSPKSQSSVCSLDSDTIILEDTPTRKRQRLNSEAMQLVKSILTKKSGGEYIINEYNRTKSLTDESRRKLVNILAAEMTEKNGTSPSRQVKEMYAQGIVNLFPNLKDPFSKNGYEHFYDSNSSTGYLAWRIKTIQRCSVKERRSSFGALAEGPSDEDKSGGPTVGRVTQFIPEIVLSEDECKEAMSLMKHSADVDMVIKKMKLTFAHRHNMVLDPQQSSNILSYFPRFKDIKGLVEQDFVLMFGEDVSGKFLEKWPTTFKKKIIQQCRKLPSITELEELLMAADPPEDGAEVNVDFGWDSDLSSILLLLHLIPPTALGRKRPGKVSASRAEKHLVVFKKV from the exons ATGTTTAAGGACTGTG GGAAAATGCTGGTAAAAGTGAGACTGGGTGATGTCCAAAAAGTTGTTAGAATAACAGAACCAAATTTGTCAGACTTTTTGAATGCAG CATTTGCCAAATTCGGTGTCCCAGCTGTAACAGAAGGTGTCAAAGTTGTTGACAGTTCAGGGACTGAGATAGATGATGATGTTTTTGAGGAAATTGTGAAGGATCCATCCACTGGGGTTCTAACCATCAAATACGAAACAG AATCTATCTCCATAGTAACCTCTCCAAAGTCCCAATCATCCGTTTGTTCATTGGACTCAGACACAATCATCCTTGAAGACACTCCTACCAGAAAGCGTCAGAGGCTGAACTCTGAAGCTATGCAA CTGGTGAAATCCATTCTTACCAAGAAATCAGGTGgagaatatataataaatgaatataacCGAACTAAGTCCTTGACAGATGAGAGCAGAAGAAAATTGGTGAATATACTGGCAGCTGAGATGACGGAGAAGAATGG tacatctcCATCTAGACAGGTGAAGGAAATGTATGCACAAGGAATTGTGAACTTGTTCCCCAACCTCAAAGACCCATTTTCCAAGAATGGGTAT GAACATTTTTATGATAGCAACAGTAGTACTGGGTACTTGGCCTGGAGAATTAAAACTATTCAGAGATGCAGTGTTAAAGAAAGACGATCatcatttggag CTTTGGCGGAAGGACCATCTGATGAAGACAAGTCGGGAGGACCAACTGTTGGACGAGTTACCCAATTCATTCCAGAGATTGTCCTGTCTGAAGATGAGTGCAAGGAAGCGATGTCACTGATGAAACATTCGGCTGACGTGGACATGGTCATCAAAAAGATGAAGCTGACATTTGCCCATCGGCATAACATGGTCCTGGACCCACAGCAGTCAAGCAACATTCTATCTTATTTTCCTCGTTTTAAAGACATCAAAGGCTTG GTTGAACAGGATTTTGTTCTAATGTTTGGAGAGGATGTATCGGGCAAGTTTCTGGAGAAGTGGCCAACCACATTCAAAAAGAAGATCATCCAACAATGCAGAAAGCTTCCCTCCATCACTGAGCTTGAGGAACTCCTGATGGCAGCTGACCCTCCTGAGGATGGGGCTGAAGTGAACGTTGACTTTG GTTGGGACAGTGATCTCTCATCGATTTTGCTGCTCTTGCACTTGATCCCACCGACTGCTCTAGGTCGGAAGAGGCCAGGAAAAGTTTCTGCATCCCGAGCTGAGAAGCATCTTGTGGTCTTCAAGAAG